The sequence GTGCGTGGGCACGCGGCTACGACATCATCGCCTACCCGCACATCCGGCCGCGCCCGCTCTACCACGGCGCGTCCGCCGCGCTGCAGATCATCGACGTCGAGATGGCGCCGGACCTCCTGGTCGGCTACATCGAGGGCGCCGGCGACGGCGGAGTGGACGCACTGCGGCAGATGGGCGCACGCGTCGAGCTGCTCGACAGCGCCGCGCTCGCCACTCGCGACCTCGGCCGCTACGACGCGATCGTTGCCGGCATCCGTGCCTACGAAGTGCGCACCGACCTGATCCGCCACAACCAGCGCCTGCTGGCCTACGCCCGGAACGGCGGCACGGTGATCGTGCAGTACAACAAGTACGAGCTCGTCGAGGGCGGCTTCACCCCCTTCCCGATCACGATGGCGCGGCCGCACGGCCGCGTCACCGACGAGACCGCGCCCGTGCAGCTCCTGCAGCCGGAGCATCCCGTCCTGTCGTGGCCGAACCGCATCACAGCGCGGGACTTCGACGGCTGGGTCCACGAGCGCGGACTCTACTTCGCAGACACGTGGGACGAGGCGTACACTCCGCTGCTGGCCATGAGCGACCCGGGCGAGTCACCTCTCCAGGGATCGCTGCTGGTCGCGCGCTACAGCGAAGGCTACTACGTCTACACCGGCCTCGCGTTCTTCCGGCAGCTGCCGGAGGGTGTGCCGGGCGCATACCGGCTGTTCGCGAACCTCGTATCTCTCGGTGTTGCTGGTGACTGAATTTTGTTCACCGCTGAGGCGCTGAGGCCGCTGAGGGCTGGCCGTCGACGATGAATGTTCACACAGAGTCCACAGCGGACACAGCGTGCTCCATCGCAACAGGATCAGCGTCGCCGGTGCCGTCGAGTACGCATTCTGTGGTGGCTGCGGGGCGCATGACGTATCCGGTAATGCGCCACTCTCTCGCCGCGACGAACCCAACCAAGAACATTGCAGCTTGAAATGCAGAGAGCCTGCGAATAACCGCAGGCTCCCTGTGCACACCGTGTCCGCTGTGACCTCCGTGTGAAAAAAACGAGCCCTGCGCAAGATCTCAGCGGTTAACCAACCTCAGCGCCCTCTGCGCCTCAGCGGTGAATAAAATCCGTTGACATCAGTCGCGTCGACCAGCCATCATCGAATCGCGGCGCGCCTTGAACTCCGTTCCTTCCTTCCACTGCGGCAGTACGCTGTCGTTCGCGACCATCAACCCCAGCCGGAACAGCATCCGCAGGTCCTGCACCGCGCCCGACAGGTCCCAGTCCGGCTTCATCTCGTCGCTCGGCTTGTGATAGTCGTTCGCAGTGTACTGCTCGCGCTTCTCCTCGCCGTATGACGCGTCCCGGCCGATGAACTCCGTGCCGGCGTCGACGTACAGCGCGGGCACACCCTGCTTCGCGAACTCGAAGTGGTCGGAGCGGTAGTAGAAGCCCTTTTCCGGCTCCGGATCGTCGGCCAGTGTCCGCTCCCCCTGCGTCACCTGGGCGAGCGCGTCCTCCAGCGTCGAGTTGCCGCGTCCCACGATCACGACGTCCTCGGTGCGGCCCCACTGGTTCAGTCCGTCGATGTTGATGTTCGCCACCGTGTGGGTGAGCGGATACAGCGGGTTCTCGGCGTAGTACTTGGCGCCGAGCAGCCCCTGCTCCTCGGCGGTCACGGCGAGGAAGAGAATGGAGCGGCGTGGCGGCGTTTGCAGCGCGTCGAATGCCTTGGCGATCTCGACCATGCCCGCAGTGCCGCTCGCGTTGTCGAGTGCGCCGTTGTAGATCTGATCGCCTTCCGCCGTGGTGTCGCGGCCGAGGTGGTCCCAGTGCGCCGTGTAGATGACGTACTCGTCGCGCAGCTCGGGATCCGAGCCCTCGAGCTTTGCGACCACGTTACGCGACTGCACCTCGCGGATCGTGTTGCGCAGCTGGAACGACGCGGTACCACGGAGGTCGACCGGGCGGAACTCCCGCGTGCGCGCCTGCTCCTTCAGCGCATCGAACTCCTGGCCGGCCGCGGCAAACAGCTCGCGCGCCTTCGGCTCCGTGATCCACGCTTCCACGCGCACGCGGTTCGGATCGGCGTTGGGGCTGCGGATATCGAAGTTCTCCCGCCCCCAGCTGCCGCTGACGACCTCCCACGGATAACCGGCCGGCCCGGTTTCGTGAACGATGATCGCGGCAGCCGCTCCCTTTTCCGAAGCGATCTCGTACTTGTACGTCCAGCGGCCGTAGTACGTCATCGCCTCGCCGCGGAACATGTTCTCGTCCAGATCATCGCCGGAGCCGACGGGCGGGTCGTTGATCAGCATCACGATCGTCTTGCCGCGCACGTCCACGTCCTTGTAGTCGTCCCAGCCGTACTCGGGCGCGACCACGCCGTAGCCGACGAACACCAGGTCCGAGGCGTCGACCGAGACTTCCGGCTGGAAATGGCGCGAGACCGCGACGTAGTCGGCGGGGAAGGAGAGGGCGATCTGTTGCCCACCCGCGCTCAGGGTCGCCTCCGGCTCAGTGGAAAACCCGACCAGCGGCACCGCCTGCGTCCAGGTCCCGTCCGGATTCCCGGGCCGCAGCCCGGCAGCCTGGAACACCCGCTCCAGGTACGCCACCGTCTTTTCCTCGCCGGGGGTGCCCGGCGAGCGTCCCTCCATGGAGTCGTGCGAGAGCGCGGCAATCCCGGACAGCAGCCCGTCGCTCGTGATGGCGTCGGCGGCGCGTCGGATGCCGGCAGTATCCGGTGCCGGGCCGGTCCGTCCGGGATTGTGCTCGATCGTGCATGCGGTCAGCACCAGCGCCGCCGCGGTCGCCAGGAGTCGCGAGTAGGTCTTCATTGGTGCACGTCCATGGTGGAATCGGTCGAGTGGGGTCGCCCAATAGTCGACTCGCGGGCCCGGATGCGTCAAATCGGCGGGCGTGGTGCCCGGATGGCGGCGACGTCGGATCTCCCGCCGTCGGCGGCGCAACACGCGGCGATCGTACCCGCCGTGTCGGGGTTTGCACCGCTCGCTCGTCTCCCCACGTCCTCCTGCACGCCTTCATTGCTCGGAGGTACCCCGGTCTCGTCTGATTTCGTTCACCGCACCACGCCCATTGCACGGGAGTGGATGCTTCTGCGATTGTTTACGAATGCCCATGGACCCCGCACCCGCGGACACGGCACGCGACGTCGCGTCGTCGACGTTCGACAACGACATGACCCCGGACAACGACAACGCCAGCAATGCTCCGGGCGCCCACCCCGGCGCCAGCGGCTCCAGCGGTGACCTGGCCGCCGCGGCCGCTGCCGCCGCTGCCGCCGCGACATCGGAAGAAGCCGCGGCGGACTCCGGCGCAGAGGCCAGCGCAGAGCCGCCTCGACGCTCGTCGCGCTTCGACCGGTCCATTGTGGAGGGGCCGCTGTCGCCTGCCGTCTGGAAGCTTGCCTGGCCCACCATCGTCAACAACCTGATCGGCGGGCTGCAGGGCATGATCGACCACGCGATGGTCGGACACTACGTCGGCTACCAGGGCAATGCAGCGATCGGCGTGAGCTGGCAGGTTTTCCTCGTCGTCATCGTGTTCATCACGTCGCTGTTCACGGGAATGAGCGTGCTCGTCGCGCGGTTCGCCGGCGCCGACGACCAGACGCTGGTGAACCGCACCGTCTACCAGGCGTTCCTGACCGCGCTCATCATCTCGTTCGGGATCATGGCGCCGCTCGGCTACGTGCTCACGCCCGCACTGCTCGACATCGTCAATGCAGCGCCCGCGGTGCAGGCGGAAGCGATGCCGTACCTGCGCATCATGTTCATCTTCAGCTGGGGACTGCTGCTGTTCTTCATGCTCGGCGGCGCGCTTCGCTCGGCCGGAGACGCGCGCACCCCGCTCCGACTCGGCGTCCTCGTCACGGTGCTGAACATCGTGCTCAACGTGATCCTGATCCGCGGCCTCGGCCCGATCCCGGCGTTCGGCACGACGGGCGCCGCGCTCGGCACCGTCGTCGCGACCGGGGCCGTCGGCGTCTACGCTGTCGTGCAGCTCCGCCGCAATGTCTGGGTCGTCGGCTTCCCCAGGGGCATGAGCCTCCGACCGGACTGGTCGATCATCCGCGCGCTGTTCCGCTTCGGACTGCCGACCGGAATCCAGGGGATCGCGATGAACGTCGGTGGCGTGCTGCTGCTGGGCTTCATCGGCTCGCTCGCACTCAGCGCGCAGGCGCAGGCGGCCTACACCGTCGCATACACGCAGATCTTCTCGTTCATCACCTGGACCGCCGTCGGGCTCATGGGCGCGGCCGCGGCAGTGGCAGGCCAGAACCTCGGGGCCAACAACCCGCAGCGCGCCGCCGACGCCGTCAACGTCGCCGCCCGCTTCGCCGCAGCCATCGCGATCTTCTTCGGCGTGCTGTTCCTGCTCTTCCCGGGCCAGCTGCTCGCGATCTTCGGCATGAGCGACCCCGTCGTCGTCGAGCTCGGCACCGAGCTGCTCCGCTTCCTGAGCGTGTCCGGCATCTTCATCGCCGTCGCGCTCACCTACACGGGCGGCCTGCAGGGCACCGGCGACACGCGCAGCCCGCTGTACATCTCCATCGTGTCACAGGTCGTGCTGCCCATCGGCCTCTGCTTCTTCTTCGACCGGACCGGCACGCTCGAGCCCTGGGAGATCTGGCTCGCGATCCTGCTCGGCCACATCACGCGCTGCCTGCTGAGCCTGATCAAGTTCCGGCAGGGCAAGTGGGCGCACATCGAGGTGCGGGTCTAGGGATTTTCTTCACCGCTGACGGCGTGGAGGGCGCTGAGATCATTTTTTCACACAGAGGTCACAGTGGGCACTGAGGACACTGTGATACGTCGTCGTGGGCCGTCAGCATGCGGTACATCAGTATTTTCATTTTGTAATTGCGTCGGGGCCGATCCACGTTTCCTGCATCCGGTCACCTTCGGGTGCGTTGCAGCAATACAAAATAAAACAGAGCATCAATGCAGAAGGGCCCGCGGATAACCGCGGACCCCTCCGTGTCCATTGTGACCGCTGTGACCGCTGTGTGAAAAGACCTCAGCGCCCGACGCGCCTCAGCGGTGAACAATGAATCCGTTCACTGCTCATCAGCCACAGCCGCCGGCGCAGCAAGGCCCAGCGCCTCGTGATGCATCAGTGCATTGAACAGCATCGCATACGTCCCCAGCGTCTGCCCGCGCCAGAACGGATTGAACGAGAACATCACCACGTTGCCGCGACCGAGCGTCGCCTGGACCAGTGCGGGCGTGTTCGCCAGCTCGCGGCCATGGTTCAGTCCGCCGCTGATCAGCAGCTTCGAGACGTCCGGCTCGTAGCGCAGGATCGTGCGGTACGACGGCTGTTCCTGGCCGAAGCCGAAGAACGCCATCTCGTTTTCTTCCTCCTGCTGCCGTGCGCGGAACGCCTCGACACCCGCCGCACCCATGTCGCGCGGCCGGCCCTGTACGATGTCTTCCTCGTCGATGCCACCACGACCGCTGCGACGCGCTGTCGTTGCGCCCTCGCGCGCGGCCTGCTCCGCGTTGGCGCTGCTGCCTCCGCCGAAGAAGCGCGCGAACTCGTTCTGCTGCGCACCGAACACGGGTGAGCTGCGCTGGTTGAAGTAAACGCCGACCGTCTCGTCGTAGCCGTACAGCAGCGGGCTCGTCTTCTCGGCGGCAACGGCCTGGTACACGCCGCCCGGCGCCCACAGGTTCTCCGTCTCGCGGATCGAGAGGCCCGGCACGAAGCCGAAGTGCAGCGGCAGGGACGCGCTGTTGGTCAGCGTGACCAGCGTGCCACCCTCCTCGACGAAGCGCTGCAGGTTCTGCACGCCGCGCAGCTCCAGCCCGCCGCGCATGTCGTCCGTCTCGTCCTGCCGGCCGAGGTTGGGCGTGACGTCCGTGCGCTTCCACGGGAGCGGGCTTTCGCCGGTGACCCCGCGCACCACGCTCAGCGCGTCGAACGACGTCGGGCCGAGCAGCAGCACGTCGTAGCGCTCGCGCAGGCGCGGGTTGTCGCGCACCTCGTGCACCGAGATGTAGTCGTGCGGTACGCCGTACTCGTCCAGCCCGATCCGCAGCCACCCCTCGTCCTGCGTGCGCTGCCAGGTGTGCACGACCGCCACGCGCGGCGCTGCGACCGCGTGCGTCGCAACGGACGGCACCGCGCCGACGCCGTAGGCGGTGAAACCGTACTCCGCCGCTGCGCGCTCGAGCCGGTTCCGCAGGTCGCCGGGATTGCCGCGCGTGGGAATGATGAAGCTGCCCGCACGGAAGCTGCGGCCGGCCGCGTCGAACGCCTGCTCCGCCGCCTGCATGCGCAGCTCGCGGTTCGCGAAGCGGAACGCAGTCAGCGAGTTGTCCGCGTTGTAGTCGATGATGTACGCGCTGCCGCTGCCCTGCACGGAGCCTGCAGGCGAAATTTCCGTTACCGGCGACATCGGCGCATCCAGCACCGCGACGTCCTCGACGCGATCGACGCGCGCGTTGAACAGCGGGCCGAGCGTCCAGCCGACGTCGTCGTACGGACGCGGATCGTCGGGGTTGTAGTACTGGACGTCGAGCAGCATGTCGATCGCGCGCGAGTACGGCTGGTCCATGCGGATGATGAAGCTGCCGGCGCGGTAACGGGTATCGCCGATGCTGAAGTCCGACGTCGCACGCTGGACCTCGGCACCCTGCTGCTGCAGCAGCGAGAGCAGGCGCGCCTGCTGTCCCGGGCGCGGGTCGTCGGCGGGCAGCACGTAGGCGGCCGGACCCTCCGTGGCGGCCTTGGCGATCGCGCGCTTCGACTTTTCCCAGAAGTTGCGCAGGAACTCCTCGCGCTCGACCGCCACCTCGTGCAGCGCGATCAGCAACGCGCTCTGCTGCAGGTTCACGTTGTTGCGGATGCCCCAGACCACCTCGGGCAGCGGCGTGCTCGGGCGGTGCCACTGGCGATCGACGTTGGTGCGGACGATATGCGTCGACGCGTCGCGCGACGCCTGCGTCTCGTAGAAACGCCCGATCGAGTTCCGCATGTTCGCGATCCAGAACAGGTAGTTCGGCGCCCACCCGTCATAGAAGTCGAACGTGTAGATGCCCGGTACCCCCCACGCTGTCATGTCCTTGACTTCCTTGAACGCGAGCCGGTTCCACTCGTTCACCACGATCGGATCGACCCACGCGTTGTACGGCCCGCGCCCCGTCGACGTGTACAGGTACGACGCCGACTCGTGCAGGTCGTGCAGCACCGTCGGGTGCCACTCGAGGAAGGTGCTCAGCACGTTGCGCGTCAGCGCGAGCTGCAGCCCCATGCCGTCGCGGTTGTTGTCGTGTGCGACGTATTTGCCCCAGTAGAGCGGGCTGCGCGGGTAGTTGCCGTCCGGGTCCTTGCGCCGCGCCATGTGGATGTCGACCACCTTTGCGCGGCCGTCCACCTCCACGATCGGCGTCGCCATGAAGATCAGGTTGTCGCGGATCGCACGGACGTGCTCGCCCTCGTCCACCGCCAGCCGGTAGACCAGCTCCATCAGCATTTCCGGCGAGCCGGTCTCCGGCGCGTGAATCGCACCCGTCGCCCAGTAGATCGGCTTCGCGCTGCCGATGATGCGCTGCGCTTCCTCCTCCGTCGTGCCCCGCGGGTCCGCCAGCCTGCCGAGCTCCGCCTTGTGCTGCTCCAGGTTCGCGATCGACGCCTCGTCAGCGACGACGACCAGCAGCATCTCACGACCTTCCTCCGTCTGGCCGATCGTGAACACCTTCACCCGGTCCGACGCCTCATCCACCGCACGCATGTAGCGGTAGATCTCCTCCGGGTAGTGCAGCACGTCCGGCTGGCCGATCACGTGCCCCAGCACGTCCTTCGGCGAAGGCACCGTCGACGACTCCGGCAGGTAGTCGATCAGCGGAGTCAGGAAAAACGGCTCCGTCGTGTACTCCCGGATCGCCGCAGTGTACTCCGCGTCCTGGGACTGCTGCGCACTCGCCGCACCGGATCCGGACGCGACGAACACGAACGGGATGGCTGCAACGAACCAGCGCACGACAGCGCGCGCGTGGATGGGTCGCATCACGACCTCCATGTCGGGATAACGGCGTGTGGGGTTCGCAGGAGTATCGGCCGGCCTGCCGCTTCGTGCAAGCACGACGTCGCCGCCGCCGATGCACTTCGGACGCTGGTATGCGGGTCCTGCTGCACGGGCGTGTCCGGCGCGGAAACGCTGCATTTCGG is a genomic window of Longimicrobiales bacterium containing:
- a CDS encoding M28 family metallopeptidase, yielding MKTYSRLLATAAALVLTACTIEHNPGRTGPAPDTAGIRRAADAITSDGLLSGIAALSHDSMEGRSPGTPGEEKTVAYLERVFQAAGLRPGNPDGTWTQAVPLVGFSTEPEATLSAGGQQIALSFPADYVAVSRHFQPEVSVDASDLVFVGYGVVAPEYGWDDYKDVDVRGKTIVMLINDPPVGSGDDLDENMFRGEAMTYYGRWTYKYEIASEKGAAAAIIVHETGPAGYPWEVVSGSWGRENFDIRSPNADPNRVRVEAWITEPKARELFAAAGQEFDALKEQARTREFRPVDLRGTASFQLRNTIREVQSRNVVAKLEGSDPELRDEYVIYTAHWDHLGRDTTAEGDQIYNGALDNASGTAGMVEIAKAFDALQTPPRRSILFLAVTAEEQGLLGAKYYAENPLYPLTHTVANINIDGLNQWGRTEDVVIVGRGNSTLEDALAQVTQGERTLADDPEPEKGFYYRSDHFEFAKQGVPALYVDAGTEFIGRDASYGEEKREQYTANDYHKPSDEMKPDWDLSGAVQDLRMLFRLGLMVANDSVLPQWKEGTEFKARRDSMMAGRRD
- a CDS encoding MATE family efflux transporter, which produces MDPAPADTARDVASSTFDNDMTPDNDNASNAPGAHPGASGSSGDLAAAAAAAAAAATSEEAAADSGAEASAEPPRRSSRFDRSIVEGPLSPAVWKLAWPTIVNNLIGGLQGMIDHAMVGHYVGYQGNAAIGVSWQVFLVVIVFITSLFTGMSVLVARFAGADDQTLVNRTVYQAFLTALIISFGIMAPLGYVLTPALLDIVNAAPAVQAEAMPYLRIMFIFSWGLLLFFMLGGALRSAGDARTPLRLGVLVTVLNIVLNVILIRGLGPIPAFGTTGAALGTVVATGAVGVYAVVQLRRNVWVVGFPRGMSLRPDWSIIRALFRFGLPTGIQGIAMNVGGVLLLGFIGSLALSAQAQAAYTVAYTQIFSFITWTAVGLMGAAAAVAGQNLGANNPQRAADAVNVAARFAAAIAIFFGVLFLLFPGQLLAIFGMSDPVVVELGTELLRFLSVSGIFIAVALTYTGGLQGTGDTRSPLYISIVSQVVLPIGLCFFFDRTGTLEPWEIWLAILLGHITRCLLSLIKFRQGKWAHIEVRV
- a CDS encoding M14 family zinc carboxypeptidase, with protein sequence MRPIHARAVVRWFVAAIPFVFVASGSGAASAQQSQDAEYTAAIREYTTEPFFLTPLIDYLPESSTVPSPKDVLGHVIGQPDVLHYPEEIYRYMRAVDEASDRVKVFTIGQTEEGREMLLVVVADEASIANLEQHKAELGRLADPRGTTEEEAQRIIGSAKPIYWATGAIHAPETGSPEMLMELVYRLAVDEGEHVRAIRDNLIFMATPIVEVDGRAKVVDIHMARRKDPDGNYPRSPLYWGKYVAHDNNRDGMGLQLALTRNVLSTFLEWHPTVLHDLHESASYLYTSTGRGPYNAWVDPIVVNEWNRLAFKEVKDMTAWGVPGIYTFDFYDGWAPNYLFWIANMRNSIGRFYETQASRDASTHIVRTNVDRQWHRPSTPLPEVVWGIRNNVNLQQSALLIALHEVAVEREEFLRNFWEKSKRAIAKAATEGPAAYVLPADDPRPGQQARLLSLLQQQGAEVQRATSDFSIGDTRYRAGSFIIRMDQPYSRAIDMLLDVQYYNPDDPRPYDDVGWTLGPLFNARVDRVEDVAVLDAPMSPVTEISPAGSVQGSGSAYIIDYNADNSLTAFRFANRELRMQAAEQAFDAAGRSFRAGSFIIPTRGNPGDLRNRLERAAAEYGFTAYGVGAVPSVATHAVAAPRVAVVHTWQRTQDEGWLRIGLDEYGVPHDYISVHEVRDNPRLRERYDVLLLGPTSFDALSVVRGVTGESPLPWKRTDVTPNLGRQDETDDMRGGLELRGVQNLQRFVEEGGTLVTLTNSASLPLHFGFVPGLSIRETENLWAPGGVYQAVAAEKTSPLLYGYDETVGVYFNQRSSPVFGAQQNEFARFFGGGSSANAEQAAREGATTARRSGRGGIDEEDIVQGRPRDMGAAGVEAFRARQQEEENEMAFFGFGQEQPSYRTILRYEPDVSKLLISGGLNHGRELANTPALVQATLGRGNVVMFSFNPFWRGQTLGTYAMLFNALMHHEALGLAAPAAVADEQ